From the genome of Lotus japonicus ecotype B-129 chromosome 6, LjGifu_v1.2, one region includes:
- the LOC130724377 gene encoding probable ubiquitin-conjugating enzyme E2 24: MDAHITDSDWETSSESSSSEDQEDIDFLYSGQARSILSSLEESIGRIDDFLSFERAFFHGDVVCSLSDPSGQMGRVISVDVLVDLESIQGHILKNVNSKKLLKIRSISEGDYVIKGPWLGQVQKVVDRVSVLFDDGTKSEIMTLEKDKLLPATHDFLEDLQYPYYPGQRVKVKSSTASNSSRWLCGTWRDSHDEGTVCAVEAGLVYVNWLASVLLSSNLNVSAPPSWQDSKNLTLLSCFSHAKWQHGDWCILPVADQKEHLIQDASTCELLNEHSMARGYKRRNLNSEMGELFIIGKIKTKVDIVWQDGEHALGLDPQSLIPVNVINTHEFWPQQFVLEKGISDDPLKPSNQRWGVVLSVDAKEHTVNVQWRTVPISGPDNLAGETAVETVSAYELVEHPDYSCCFGDIVFKAAQKQLGYQTEEDNANSFTGLNVDAPMRNQDQISYQNKPEDNCFLSCIGNVIGFKDGDVEVKWATGSTTKVAAYEVFRFDRHEGSAATPVSYETNLEELTQEMIGHGSLSSEQMGKDLLDCDGGKDNCEKNPGESSSLSLPRAAFELFSSIKASIIQTLGVTSYYEAVSPVSAFEEGNGSDYLDKKDLGSCGPDTESHPVSILQSTEDTAPNLEVVGIHEKNDFPVSLDRNNSDKLMQFDVIDNCSDHHFFNEGKGLSLSQVKKDWVKKIQQEWSILEKNLPETIYVRAFEEKIDLMRAAIVGASGTPYHDGLFFFDICFPPEYPREPPMVYYNSGGLRLNPNLYESGKVCLSLLNTWTGTATEVWNPGASTILQVLLSLQALVLNEKPYFNEAGYDQQIGRVEGEKNSMSYNENAFLVSCKSMLYLLRRPPMHFEALVEEHFRQRSKQILLACEAYLEGAPIGYAFDDDGKTEHGNLKGASTGFKIMLAKLLPKLVEAFSDKGIDCHQFAEMQK, from the exons ATGGATGCTCATATTACTGATTCGGACTGGGAGACTTCCAGTGAGAGCAGCAGCAGTGAGGATCAAGAggatattgattttttatataGTGGGCAAGCTCGGAGCATACTATCAAGTTTAGAGGAAAGCATTGGGAGGATTGATGATTTTCTCTCATTTGAGAGGGCATTTTTTCATGGGGATGTGGTCTGCTCCTTGTCAGACCCATCTGGACAGATGGGGAGGGTCATAAGTGTTGATGTGTTAGTTGATTTGGAAAGTATTCAAGGACACATACTAAAGAATGTGAACTCCAAGAAACTTCTGAAGATTCGCTCCATTTCAGAAGGTGATTATGTAATCAAGGGGCCATGGCTTGGTCAGGTTCAAAAGGTGGTGGACAGAGTCTCTGTATTGTTTGATGATGGAACTAAAAGTGAGATCATGACCTTAGAAAAAGATAAGCTTTTACCAGCTACTCATGATTTTCTCGAAGATTTACAGTATCCATACTATCCTGGGCAGAGAGTAAAGGTCAAGTCTTCCACTGCTTCTAATTCATCTAGATGGCTTTGTGGCACTTGGAGAGATAGTCATGATGAAGGAACTGTTTGTGCTGTGGAAGCAGGTCTGGTGTATGTTAATTGGCTTGCCTCTGTTCTTTTGAGCTCCAATTTGAATGTGAGTGCTCCTCCATCCTGGCAAGATTCCAAAAACTTGACCTTGTTGTCATGTTTTTCACATGCAAAGTGGCAGCATGGTGATTGGTGTATTCTCCCAGTTGCAGACCAAAAGGAACACCTGATTCAAGATGCATCTACTTGTGAACTTCTTAATGAGCATAGCATGGCTAGAGGATATAAGAGAAGAAACCTTAACTCTGAAATGGGGGAATTATTTATAATTGGGAAGATAAAGACCAAGGTTGACATTGTTTGGCAGGATGGTGAACATGCTTTGGGGTTAGATCCACAGAGCTTAATCCCAGTGAATGTCATAAACACTCACGAATTTTGGCCTCAGCAGTTTGTGTTGGAAAAAGGTATTTCTGATGATCCTCTTAAGCCTAGCAATCAAAGATGGGGTGTTGTTCTATCTGTGGATGCAAAAGAGCATACTGTAAATGTACAATGGAGAACTGTTCCCATATCTGGACCAGATAATTTGGCTGGAGAAACAGCGGTGGAAACTGTGAGTGCCTACGAACTTGTTGAGCACCCAGATTATTCCTGTTGTTTTGGTGATATTGTATTCAAGGCGGCTCAAAAACAGCTTGGTTACCAAACTGAAGAAGACAATGCAAATTCATTTACTGGCTTGAATGTGGACGCTCCTATGAGAAACCAGGACCAAATCAGTTATCAGAATAAGCCTGAAGATAACTGTTTTCTGTCCTGCATTGGGAATGTTATTGGTTTCAAAGATGGTGATGTGGAGGTGAAATGGGCTACTGGTTCAACAACGAAG GTTGCAGCTTACGAAGTTTTTCGGTTTGATAGACATGAAGGTTCAGCTGCAACCCCTGTTTCTTATGAAACGAATCTTGAGGAGTTGACTCAAGAGATGATTGGACATGGAAGTCTTTCTTCTGAACAGATGGGAAAG GACTTGTTAGATTGTGATGGTGGTAAAGATAACTGTGAAAAGAATCCAGGAGAGAGTAGTTCCTTATCCCTTCCTCGAGCTGCCTTTGAACTTTTCTCCAGCATTAAAGCCAGCATAATCCAAACACTTGGTGTAACATCATATTATGAAGCAGTTTCCCCTGTCTCTGCATTTGAAGAGGGAAATGGATCTGATTACCTGGATAAGAAAGATTTGGGCTCTTGTGGCCCTGACACTGAATCACATCCAGTTAGCATATTGCAGTCTACTGAAGATACAGCTCCAAATTTGGAGGTTGTTGGGATTCATGAAAAGAATGATTTTCCAGTGTCTTTAGACAGAAACAACTCAGATAAGTTGATGCAGTTTGATGTAATTGATAACTGCTCAGACCACCACTTTTTTAATGAGGGAAAAGGGTTGTCATTATCTCAG GTTAAAAAAGATTGGGTGAAGAAGATACAGCAAGAATGGAGCATCCTAGAGAAAAACCTTCCTG AAACGATTTATGTCCGTgcctttgaagaaaaaatagatCTTATGCGAGCAGCCATTGTTGGTGCATCTGGGACACCTTATCATGATGGGTTGTTTTTCTTCGATATATGTTTCCCTCCAGAGTATCCCAGGGAACCACCT ATGGTGTACTACAATTCTGGTGGGCTGCGATTAAATCCTAATTTGTATGAGTCAGGGAAAGTCTGTTTGAGTCTCCTAAATACTTGGACAGGTACAGCCACTGAAGTGTGGAACCCTGGAGCTTCCACAATTCTTCAAGTCCTTCTCTCTCTGCAGGCCCTTGTCCTTAATGAGAAGCCTTATTTCAATGAGGCAGGGTATGATCAACAAATTGGCAGAGTTGAAGGAGAGAAAAACTCAATGAGTTACAATGAGAATGCTTTCCTTGTCTCCTGCAAATCCATGTTATATCTATTAAGGAGGCCGCCCATG CATTTTGAGGCGTTGGTGGAAGAGCATTTTAGACAGCGCTCCAAACAGATACTTCTTGCTTGTGAGGCATATCTTGAAGGAGCTCCTATTGGATATGCTTTTGATGATGATGGAAAAACTGAGCATGGAAACCTGAAGGGAGCTTCCACAGGGTTTAAAATTATGCTTGCTAAGCTCCTCCCCAAGCTGGTAGAGGCATTTTCTGATAAGGGAATTGATTGCCACCAGTTTGCTGAGATGCAAAAGTAA
- the LOC130724378 gene encoding uncharacterized protein LOC130724378, translated as MKNRKRSHASSEDVGATEDRHRRLHASSRRGDHAATSQAVEASAPVVSPPSPMIEVPLVDYPPSPTVEIPTVVSPPSPMVESSGEESSGEESSGEESSGEASSGMGGSDEDSIPPPTVDADVLPPEQGEQGAQGGEEDLIQRLPPFPGGAVELSLLTHYADHKAPWAWHALLRTDERYVDRRQLKVATAGGKVWNLACDGDSDNHRRVRELIANKCETSILIHGGTNAGGGTSVVASSG; from the coding sequence atgaagaacagaaagaggtctcatgcttctagtgaggatgtcggggctactgaggatagacaccggcggttacatgcttctagccggcgcggcgatcatgctgcaacctctcaggcggtggaggcttcagctccagttgtttctccgccgtctcccatgattgaggttcctctggttgattatccgccgtctcccacggttgagatacctacagttgtttctccgccctctcccatggttgagtcatcaggcgaggagtcctcaggcgaggagtcctcaggcgaggagtcctcaggcgaggcctcatccggcatgggaggatctgacgaggatagtattcctccgcctactgttgatgctgatgtcctgccgccagagcagggggagcagggggcacagggtggcgaggaggacctgatccagaggttgccgccgtttccggggggggCTGTTGAGCTATCGCTCCTCAcccattatgctgatcacaaggctccctgggcgtggcatgcactcctacgcacagacgagcggtatgtggaccgtcgacagttgaaggtggccacagctggggggaaggtttggaaccttgcttgtgatggtgattcagacaatcacaggcgggttcgagagttgattgcaaataaatgcgagacatctatacttatacacgggggcacaaatgctggtggtggcacctctgtagtggcctcttcaggttga